A genome region from Amblyraja radiata isolate CabotCenter1 chromosome 4, sAmbRad1.1.pri, whole genome shotgun sequence includes the following:
- the tubb6 gene encoding tubulin beta-6 chain, translated as MREIVHIQAGQCGNQIGSKFWEVISDEHGIDPVGNYIGDSYLQLQRINVYYNEAMSQRYVPRAILLDLEPGTMDSVRSGNLGQLFKPDNFIFGQTGAGNNWAKGHYTEGAELVDSVMDVVRKECENCDCLQGFQLTHSLGGGTGSGMGTLLISKIREEYPDRIMNTFSVMPSPKVSDTVVEPYNATLSVNQLVENTDETYCIDNEALYDICFRTLKLTTPTYGDLNHLVSCTMSGVTTSLRFPGQLNADLRKLAVNMVPFPRLHFFMPGFAPLTARGSQQYRTLSVSELTQQMFDAKNMMAACDPRHGRYLTVATIFRGAMSMKEIDEQMLAIQNKNSSYFVEWIPNNVKVAVCDIPPRGLKMSSTFIGNSTAIQELFKRISEQFAAMFRRKAFLHWFTGEGMDEMEFTEAESNMNDLVSEYQQYQDATTDENEYFEENEEEQDETQLSN; from the exons ATGCGGGAGATCGTCCACATCCAGGCCGGACAATGCGGCAACCAGATCGGCAGCAAG TTCTGGGAGGTGATTAGTGACGAGCATGGCATTGACCCTGTGGGAAACTACATTGGAGACTCGTACCTACAGCTGCAGAGGATCAATGTGTACTACAACGAGGCGATGT CCCAGAGGTACGTGCCCAGAGCCATCCTACTGGACCTGGAGCCCGGGACAATGGACAGTGTTCGTTCGGGGAACCTGGGACAACTCTTCAAACCGGATAACTTCATATTTG GACAAACAGGTGCGGGGAACAACTGGGCCAAGGGACACTACACGGAAGGGGCTGAGCTTGTGGACTCGGTGATGGACGTGGTGAGGAAGGAATGTGAGAACTGTGACTGTCTACAGGGGTTTCAGCTCACCCACTCCCTGGGAGGAGGCACGGGGTCGGGAATGGGGACTCTGCTGATAAGCAAGATACGCGAGGAGTACCCGGACAGGATCATGAACACCTTCAGCGTCATGCCATCCCCTAAAGTGTCGGATACGGTGGTGGAGCCATACAACGCCACCTTGTCCGTCAACCAGCTGGTGGAGAACACGGACGAGACCTACTGCATCGACAACGAGGCCCTCTACGACATTTGCTTCCGCACCCTGAAGCTGACCACACCCACCTACGGGGATTTGAACCACCTCGTCTCGTGCACCATGAGTGGCGTGACCACTTCCTTGAGGTTCCCCGGGCAGCTCAATGCAGACCTGAGGAAGCTGGCGGTCAACATGGTGCCCTTCCCGAGACTGCACTTCTTCATGCCTGGCTTCGCCCCGCTCACGGCCCGGGGCAGTCAACAGTACCGCACCCTTTCCGTCTCTGAGCTCACCCAGCAGATGTTCGACGCCAAGAACATGATGGCCGCCTGTGACCCTCGCCATGGCCGCTACCTGACCGTGGCCACCATCTTCCGCGGGGCCATGTCCATGAAGGAGATCGACGAGCAGATGCTGGCCATCCAGAACAAGAACAGCAGCTACTTCGTGGAGTGGATCCCCAACAACGTGAAGGTGGCCGTCTGCGACATCCCGCCCCGCGGACTCAAAATGTCCTCCACCTTCATCGGCAACAGCACCGCCATCCAGGAACTGTTCAAGCGGATATCGGAGCAGTTCGCAGCCATGTTCCGCAGGAAGGCCTTCCTGCACTGGTTCACCGGGGAAGGGATGGATGAAATGGAATTCACCGAGGCGGAGAGCAACATGAATGACCTGGTATCCGAGTACCAGCAGTACCAAGACGCTACAACGGACGAGAACGAATACTTTGAGGAGAACGAGGAGGAACAAGACGAGACTCAATTAAGCAACTGA